One window from the genome of Spiractinospora alimapuensis encodes:
- a CDS encoding sensor histidine kinase: MTPEQVQAQTPGRFGRFMQRLGLRRKPEPQAAHSQSVYIYPYPQSGHEGAAPTGEQGPTPPAQYAAPTGHQATSALPAPPAGGPGPGHHERASAPTRQPAAQPSAAPPAQAQPPQVNQAVPPQPTPPAPVQETPAPPAAPPPDQRPKETVVPPKQPEVARPDLTSAALASLAMRDLTLVESMLDIVEDLEDSTEDSELLSKLFKLDNLATRMRRNGENLMVLAGEEPDDSQMEPLTLLEVARGAISEIRDYERVHIGRLPSKAVLAPAADDMSHLLAELLDNSTAKSPEHAQVVISAQPMADGGILVAVEDEGIGMPADQLVQLNARLDGAPVLDEESMRHMGLYVVSRIADRHGLRVQLEARAFRGLSAFVVVPKELVRDAARSSVAEESSPRMDRANGRPMEVVRSAGPSAGDTPRTPRNPGSATTSAGLPRRSARHAVGNGASDIPATEPNGAKPANASPVTPAGLPRRGARHATDGAGGAAGQTSAAGASAAATGTDTDLGVGVNGSSSVTSAGLPRRSAREPRIVPPDSLTKSDETTPGPDAASPAVTEGNRAERIRDELGSFLDGERAAAEETNKDLQ; this comes from the coding sequence ATGACACCCGAGCAGGTCCAGGCCCAAACACCAGGACGTTTCGGGCGTTTCATGCAGCGTCTGGGACTTCGCCGCAAGCCGGAACCACAAGCGGCCCACTCCCAGTCGGTGTACATCTATCCCTATCCGCAATCCGGGCACGAGGGTGCCGCTCCCACCGGGGAGCAGGGTCCCACCCCGCCCGCGCAGTACGCCGCCCCGACCGGCCACCAGGCCACGTCGGCGCTGCCCGCGCCTCCCGCCGGAGGACCCGGGCCAGGCCATCACGAACGCGCGAGTGCGCCGACGCGCCAACCCGCGGCCCAACCCTCCGCCGCGCCCCCGGCGCAGGCCCAGCCCCCGCAGGTGAACCAGGCCGTCCCCCCGCAGCCGACGCCACCCGCGCCGGTCCAGGAGACCCCCGCCCCACCAGCGGCCCCCCCACCGGACCAGCGGCCCAAGGAGACCGTGGTCCCGCCCAAGCAGCCGGAGGTCGCGCGCCCCGACCTCACCTCCGCCGCGCTCGCCAGCCTCGCCATGAGGGACCTCACCCTCGTCGAGTCGATGCTGGATATCGTGGAGGACCTGGAGGACAGCACCGAGGACTCCGAGCTGCTCTCCAAGCTGTTCAAGTTGGACAACCTCGCGACCCGGATGCGGCGCAACGGTGAGAACCTGATGGTCCTCGCCGGCGAGGAGCCGGACGACTCCCAGATGGAGCCGTTGACCCTGCTGGAGGTCGCACGCGGTGCGATCTCCGAGATCCGCGACTACGAGCGTGTCCACATCGGACGCCTGCCCTCCAAGGCCGTCCTCGCGCCGGCCGCCGACGACATGAGCCACCTCCTGGCGGAGCTGCTCGACAACTCCACGGCGAAGTCCCCGGAACACGCCCAGGTCGTCATCAGCGCCCAGCCCATGGCCGACGGCGGAATCCTCGTCGCCGTGGAGGACGAGGGAATCGGGATGCCGGCCGACCAACTCGTGCAGCTCAACGCCCGTCTGGACGGTGCTCCCGTCCTCGACGAGGAGAGCATGCGCCACATGGGCCTCTACGTCGTCAGCCGCATCGCCGACCGTCACGGTCTGCGGGTGCAGTTGGAGGCGCGGGCGTTCCGTGGCCTGAGCGCGTTCGTCGTCGTGCCCAAGGAACTGGTGCGTGACGCCGCGCGCTCCTCCGTGGCCGAGGAGTCTTCCCCACGTATGGACCGCGCCAACGGGCGCCCCATGGAGGTCGTTCGTTCCGCGGGCCCGTCCGCGGGCGACACCCCGCGCACGCCCAGAAACCCTGGCTCCGCCACGACTTCCGCCGGCCTGCCTCGACGCAGCGCGCGGCACGCGGTCGGCAACGGCGCCAGCGACATTCCCGCCACCGAGCCCAACGGTGCGAAGCCCGCCAATGCCTCCCCGGTGACCCCGGCGGGTCTTCCCCGGCGCGGAGCGCGGCACGCCACGGACGGTGCCGGTGGCGCCGCGGGGCAGACATCCGCGGCGGGGGCTTCCGCGGCGGCGACAGGAACGGACACGGATCTGGGGGTGGGTGTGAACGGTTCGTCGAGCGTCACGTCGGCCGGATTGCCGCGACGCAGCGCTCGGGAGCCGCGCATCGTGCCGCCGGACAGTCTCACCAAGTCCGACGAGACCACACCGGGGCCGGACGCCGCCTCGCCGGCCGTCACGGAAGGCAATCGAGCCGAGCGCATCCGCGACGAGCTCGGCAGCTTCCTCGACGGTGAACGTGCCGCGGCGGAGGAGACCAACAAGGACCTCCAGTGA
- a CDS encoding roadblock/LC7 domain-containing protein, which translates to MNDQLRDNADNFAWLISNFVNEVPGVEHAIVVSSDGLMLTQSRDLPEEHAEQLSAIASGLYSLAEGGARLFSKGECEQLIVRMERGHLFVMSISDGSSLAVLASLDSDMKIVAYQMTRLVENAAHVLTPQLRSELREMVGR; encoded by the coding sequence ATGAATGATCAGCTGCGGGATAACGCGGACAACTTCGCCTGGCTAATCTCCAACTTCGTCAACGAGGTCCCGGGCGTTGAGCACGCCATCGTCGTCTCCTCCGACGGGCTGATGCTCACCCAGTCCAGGGACCTGCCGGAGGAGCACGCCGAGCAGCTCTCCGCCATCGCCAGCGGGCTGTACAGCCTCGCCGAGGGAGGGGCGCGCCTGTTCAGCAAGGGTGAGTGCGAACAGCTCATCGTGCGGATGGAACGCGGTCACCTCTTCGTGATGTCGATCAGCGATGGTTCCTCCCTGGCCGTCCTGGCCTCCCTGGACTCCGACATGAAGATCGTCGCCTACCAGATGACCCGGCTCGTCGAGAACGCGGCGCATGTCCTCACCCCCCAGTTGCGGTCCGAACTGCGGGAGATGGTCGGGCGCTAA
- a CDS encoding DUF742 domain-containing protein, whose protein sequence is MAYRRRRKARIRPYTFTGGRTRSRHPLMVQTLVSAADPDMTPPRNLMPESQEICRLCAEPRSVAEISAELKIPLGVTQVLLSDLADQGLIYIHPTITGHSPSENQVLERALRGLERLFQ, encoded by the coding sequence ATGGCCTACCGCAGGCGTAGGAAAGCGCGCATCCGCCCGTATACGTTCACGGGCGGGCGCACCCGGTCACGCCATCCGCTCATGGTGCAGACCCTGGTTTCGGCCGCTGATCCGGACATGACTCCGCCGCGGAACTTGATGCCGGAGTCGCAGGAGATCTGCCGACTGTGCGCGGAGCCCCGATCTGTCGCCGAGATCTCGGCGGAGCTGAAGATTCCGCTGGGCGTGACACAGGTCCTGCTCAGCGATCTCGCTGATCAGGGGCTCATCTATATCCACCCCACCATCACCGGACACAGTCCGTCGGAAAACCAGGTTCTCGAGAGGGCGCTCCGTGGTCTCGAACGTCTCTTCCAATAG
- a CDS encoding GTP-binding protein, with protein sequence MSTKIVIAGGFGAGKTTLVDSVSEIPPVSTEAVMTEASVEHDDTSVTPEKVTTTVAMDFGRITLDQELVMYIFGTPGQSRFWFMWDDLVRGAIGAVVVVDSRRLADSFDAVDYFEKDKRVPYIVALNRFDGQLEYTNEQIREALEIDAAVPIVDFDARDRDSAGMVLKTLLTYALAQPKESELVG encoded by the coding sequence GTGTCGACGAAGATCGTCATCGCGGGCGGATTTGGCGCCGGCAAGACCACTCTCGTCGACTCCGTGTCGGAGATCCCCCCGGTCTCCACCGAAGCCGTCATGACCGAGGCGAGTGTCGAACACGACGACACCTCGGTCACACCGGAAAAGGTCACCACGACCGTGGCGATGGATTTCGGTCGCATCACGCTCGACCAAGAGCTCGTGATGTACATATTTGGGACTCCCGGACAATCCCGGTTCTGGTTCATGTGGGATGATCTTGTTCGTGGTGCCATCGGGGCGGTCGTTGTCGTGGACAGTCGCCGACTCGCCGACAGTTTTGACGCCGTGGACTACTTCGAGAAGGACAAGAGAGTCCCCTACATCGTGGCGTTGAACCGATTCGACGGTCAGCTTGAGTACACCAACGAGCAGATCCGTGAGGCGCTGGAGATTGATGCCGCAGTGCCGATCGTCGATTTCGACGCACGAGATCGTGACTCCGCGGGTATGGTCCTGAAAACGCTGCTGACCTACGCCCTGGCCCAACCGAAGGAGTCAGAACTCGTCGGCTGA
- a CDS encoding styrene monooxygenase/indole monooxygenase family protein, producing MRKILIVGAGQSGLQLAHGLLSHDYDVTLITGQSSTEIRTGRPSITQLTYPTVLGYERELNLDFWRDNAPQIGKVKLDVYPSGVTEPMASVSGAFDGHAVSIDRRVKMADWLEYFEDRGGKVVINGVTVGDLDYFTRMFDLVIVAVGYGELGALFDPDPGRFSAARSRVLAQALVYDVEDDQQGGDESVWGGLTADAGSIMLVPMLTSQGPCHSVFIIEGRDEIIDNWPDKLGAEDLWLRMQGLLRQHAPAYYERVRNASLVDGRSVTREMVNPQVRKPVGVLPSGGQVLGIADVVISSDPFALQGWNHSGRCASDYLGSILRHGDQPFDRSALEGMFESYWQYGFPAEQWAATCATFWDGEPAPHFQDVFGAATQYQEVADRWVRGWDYPPDYQSWLFEPDLTRKYLAEVAQRQS from the coding sequence ATGCGTAAGATCCTCATCGTCGGCGCGGGGCAGTCCGGACTGCAACTCGCGCACGGCCTGCTGAGCCACGATTACGATGTCACGTTGATCACCGGACAAAGTTCGACCGAGATTCGGACCGGACGTCCCTCGATCACGCAACTCACCTATCCCACGGTGTTGGGCTACGAACGCGAGCTGAACCTCGACTTCTGGCGCGACAACGCACCGCAGATCGGGAAGGTGAAGCTCGATGTGTATCCGAGCGGCGTGACCGAACCCATGGCGTCGGTCTCGGGCGCGTTCGACGGGCACGCGGTCTCCATTGATCGGCGTGTCAAGATGGCGGACTGGCTCGAGTACTTTGAGGACCGCGGTGGAAAAGTCGTGATCAACGGCGTTACTGTCGGTGACCTTGACTATTTCACCCGCATGTTCGACTTGGTGATCGTCGCTGTGGGTTATGGCGAGCTCGGCGCGTTGTTCGATCCCGATCCCGGCCGGTTCAGCGCGGCCCGTTCCCGGGTACTGGCCCAGGCGTTGGTCTACGACGTGGAGGACGACCAGCAGGGCGGTGACGAGTCGGTGTGGGGTGGGCTGACAGCGGACGCGGGCAGCATCATGCTCGTCCCGATGCTGACCTCCCAAGGACCGTGTCACTCGGTGTTCATCATCGAGGGTCGGGACGAGATCATCGACAACTGGCCTGACAAGCTGGGCGCTGAAGATCTCTGGCTGAGGATGCAGGGACTGCTTCGTCAGCATGCCCCGGCTTACTACGAGAGGGTACGAAACGCGTCCCTCGTCGACGGTCGTAGCGTCACCCGTGAGATGGTCAATCCACAGGTGCGCAAACCAGTGGGCGTCCTACCCTCCGGCGGGCAGGTTCTCGGCATCGCCGACGTCGTTATCTCATCGGATCCGTTCGCACTCCAGGGATGGAACCACTCCGGACGGTGCGCGTCCGACTATCTCGGCAGCATCCTGCGCCATGGCGACCAACCCTTCGACCGGTCCGCGCTTGAAGGGATGTTCGAAAGCTACTGGCAGTATGGTTTTCCGGCGGAGCAGTGGGCCGCGACGTGCGCCACGTTCTGGGACGGTGAACCCGCCCCGCATTTCCAGGACGTCTTTGGTGCCGCAACGCAGTACCAGGAGGTCGCGGACCGGTGGGTTCGGGGTTGGGACTACCCGCCGGACTACCAGAGTTGGCTGTTCGAGCCGGACCTGACCCGGAAGTACCTCGCGGAGGTAGCCCAGCGTCAGTCGTGA
- a CDS encoding type I polyketide synthase → MSGEPARNPRGERSACEEPVAVVGISCRFSGVQGPDEFWRAVLGGESRIRELPPPREFDNPPEEYTRLPAGMRRGGFLTEVAAFDAGFFGISPREAAAMDPQQRLMLELGWQAFEDAGIVPRLGSGNTAGVFVGSISDDYSMLSLQRGPSGITAHTLAGLSRGVIANRISYAFGLSGPSLTVDAAQASALTAVHLARSSVARGESEIALAGGVNLVLSPLSTLAAARFGALSPDGLCYTFDARANGYVRGEGGGFVLLKQLDTALADGDRIYCVLRGSATNNDGHTAALTIPNVQAQEAVLTKACANSGVDPAEVDYVELHGTGTPTGDPVEARALGTVFGQHRLTPLRVGSVKTNIGHLEGASGIAGLIKVALSIHHRKFAPSLNITSPNPALRLERRRLEVQVAEAPWEDAGGRHLAGVSSFGMGGSNCHVVLGAASASNAAGRTGGEDGRDVAVPLVVSARTPAALRAQAGALADRLEGSDALADVAYSLATTRTPFEHRIALTTSDLSEAVSVLSAHVAGESPPRAHRGRVVDGERAYLFSGQGAQRPGMGAELAGSVPEFAHHFDEVLSALEDAGATRVREALTAEPGTAAAERLDRTGTTQPALFAIEVALFRLLGSWGVTPDYVVGHSVGEVAAAHVAGVLSLPDACTLITARGALMQRLPDGGGMLSVRLSEKEVISTIAGFADRVSVAAVNSPTSTVISGDADALTELAEVFRDQGTRTTALRVSHAFHSARMDPILDPFRETLRGLRFRTPQIPLVSNLTGEIVSEEILDPDYWVRHARQTVRFADSVTQLSERGVSTFIELGPGRNLTTMAEQCLDRGSGAAVVPLLPHPTGERPQVMDAVARLHVRGVEIDWGAVFGPRRPARVALPTYAFQRTRYWVDGDSDTDGDTVAVSDPSPTGSATPETIDDERRLIAELASLDATQRLERLSTFVCREVAEVLGYGGADAVDPHQTFHDLGCDSVMSVELRDRLSAESGVGLPATLVFDHPTPAAVTQFLLDELGVATTGTEESPTGGNRTLEIDSMATDDLVRLAFDTSTTPDRTDLGG, encoded by the coding sequence ATGTCGGGCGAGCCAGCGCGAAATCCGCGTGGAGAGCGCTCCGCATGCGAAGAACCGGTCGCCGTGGTGGGTATATCCTGCCGATTCTCCGGGGTTCAAGGTCCGGACGAGTTCTGGCGGGCTGTGCTGGGAGGCGAAAGCCGAATTCGCGAATTACCGCCGCCCCGGGAGTTCGACAACCCGCCAGAGGAATACACTCGGCTTCCCGCTGGGATGCGGCGTGGCGGATTCCTCACAGAGGTCGCCGCCTTCGACGCCGGATTCTTTGGAATCTCGCCACGCGAAGCGGCCGCGATGGACCCTCAACAACGGCTAATGCTTGAACTGGGTTGGCAGGCGTTCGAGGACGCGGGAATCGTTCCGCGCCTGGGCAGTGGAAACACCGCTGGCGTGTTCGTTGGCTCTATTTCCGACGACTATTCCATGCTTTCCCTTCAACGGGGCCCGTCCGGGATTACCGCACACACTCTGGCCGGTCTCAGTCGTGGCGTTATCGCGAACCGAATTTCCTATGCCTTCGGATTGTCCGGACCGAGCCTGACCGTGGACGCCGCACAGGCGTCGGCACTCACCGCGGTGCACCTGGCTCGGAGCAGCGTCGCCCGGGGAGAGAGCGAGATCGCTCTGGCCGGGGGCGTCAACCTGGTCCTGTCACCGCTCAGCACGCTGGCCGCCGCGCGGTTCGGCGCTCTGTCCCCCGACGGTCTCTGCTATACGTTCGACGCCCGGGCGAACGGATACGTGCGCGGTGAAGGCGGCGGGTTTGTCCTGCTCAAGCAGCTCGACACCGCGTTGGCCGACGGTGATCGCATCTACTGTGTCCTTCGAGGGAGCGCGACCAACAACGACGGCCACACGGCCGCGTTGACCATTCCAAACGTCCAGGCACAAGAGGCGGTTCTCACCAAGGCGTGCGCGAATTCCGGAGTCGACCCCGCCGAAGTCGACTATGTGGAACTCCACGGAACGGGGACCCCGACCGGGGATCCGGTTGAGGCGCGTGCGCTGGGCACAGTTTTCGGACAGCATCGCTTGACGCCGCTGCGTGTGGGGTCGGTGAAAACGAACATCGGACACTTGGAAGGCGCCTCCGGGATCGCCGGATTGATCAAAGTGGCGCTCAGTATTCACCATAGGAAGTTCGCCCCCAGCCTCAACATCACGTCACCGAATCCCGCCCTGCGTCTGGAGCGGCGACGGCTCGAGGTTCAGGTCGCCGAGGCCCCGTGGGAGGACGCGGGAGGACGTCACCTCGCGGGGGTCAGTTCGTTCGGTATGGGGGGTAGCAACTGCCACGTGGTGCTGGGCGCTGCGTCGGCCTCGAACGCCGCAGGCCGGACGGGAGGGGAGGACGGCCGGGACGTCGCCGTGCCCCTGGTGGTCTCCGCCCGAACTCCCGCGGCCTTACGGGCGCAGGCGGGCGCCCTGGCCGACAGACTCGAGGGATCGGACGCACTCGCGGACGTCGCGTACTCGCTCGCGACGACGCGGACCCCGTTCGAGCATCGGATCGCACTCACCACCAGCGACCTCAGTGAGGCCGTCTCGGTGCTCAGTGCCCACGTCGCCGGAGAGTCCCCGCCTCGCGCACACAGAGGGCGCGTCGTGGATGGGGAGCGGGCCTATCTGTTCTCCGGTCAAGGTGCGCAGCGTCCCGGTATGGGGGCGGAGCTCGCTGGGTCCGTGCCGGAGTTCGCGCACCACTTCGATGAGGTCCTCTCGGCATTGGAGGACGCTGGTGCGACGAGGGTGCGCGAGGCCTTGACCGCCGAACCGGGGACGGCGGCCGCCGAGCGGCTCGACCGGACGGGAACGACCCAGCCGGCGCTCTTCGCGATAGAGGTGGCACTGTTCCGCCTCCTCGGCTCGTGGGGAGTCACGCCGGACTACGTCGTGGGGCACTCCGTCGGGGAAGTCGCGGCGGCCCACGTGGCCGGTGTGCTCTCACTTCCCGACGCCTGCACGCTGATCACCGCTCGGGGCGCTTTGATGCAGCGACTTCCCGATGGTGGAGGAATGCTGTCGGTTCGGTTGTCAGAGAAGGAAGTTATCTCCACTATCGCCGGATTCGCTGATCGTGTTTCCGTCGCCGCGGTCAACAGTCCCACCTCGACCGTCATCTCTGGTGACGCCGACGCGTTGACCGAACTCGCGGAGGTCTTCCGTGATCAGGGAACCAGAACCACAGCGCTACGGGTCTCGCACGCCTTCCACTCCGCGCGCATGGACCCAATTCTGGACCCGTTCCGGGAGACGCTTCGGGGCTTGAGGTTTCGGACACCACAGATCCCATTGGTCTCCAACCTCACGGGGGAAATCGTGTCCGAGGAGATCCTTGATCCCGATTACTGGGTTCGCCACGCCCGACAGACCGTGCGGTTCGCCGACAGTGTCACACAACTGTCCGAGCGTGGCGTCAGTACGTTCATTGAGCTCGGTCCGGGACGCAACCTCACCACCATGGCGGAGCAGTGCCTGGATCGAGGGAGTGGAGCGGCCGTGGTGCCTCTGCTCCCGCACCCGACCGGGGAACGCCCCCAGGTTATGGACGCCGTGGCGCGCCTGCACGTGCGTGGCGTAGAGATCGACTGGGGCGCCGTCTTCGGGCCGCGGCGCCCCGCCCGGGTGGCTCTTCCCACCTACGCGTTCCAACGGACCCGGTACTGGGTCGACGGGGACAGCGACACGGACGGAGACACCGTGGCGGTGTCCGATCCCAGCCCCACTGGGTCCGCGACACCGGAGACCATCGACGACGAACGTCGGCTCATCGCAGAGCTCGCCTCGCTGGACGCCACCCAACGGCTTGAGCGCCTCTCCACATTCGTATGCCGGGAGGTCGCCGAGGTCCTCGGTTATGGCGGTGCGGACGCGGTCGATCCGCACCAGACGTTCCACGATCTGGGGTGTGACTCGGTGATGTCCGTCGAGCTCCGCGACCGGTTGTCGGCGGAGTCAGGCGTGGGCCTACCAGCGACGTTGGTATTCGACCACCCCACGCCCGCGGCGGTCACCCAGTTCCTCCTCGACGAGCTCGGCGTCGCCACCACGGGAACGGAAGAGTCCCCGACGGGGGGAAACCGAACCCTGGAGATCGACTCGATGGCCACCGACGACCTTGTTCGCCTCGCCTTTGACACCTCCACCACCCCCGACCGTACCGACCTCGGAGGATGA